The region TGTTCGCGAAGGCGGCGTGGCCCCGGCCTTTCTCCTCTCTGACTACAGCCTTAATCGCCGCCGCGCGACGCTTGTGGCAGCCGTCATCGATCTTGAAGCCCGGCTTGCCGATGGTGCGATCCAGATGTTCGATCGTCTGATCGGCGGCATGTTCACCCGCGCACGGCGCGGCCGGGAGAGGCGCTATCAGGACAGCATCCAGTCCGTCGGCCAGCTGATGCGACTGTTCGGCGCGACGATTTCGGCCCTTGATGAAGCGATCCAGCACGGCGGCGATCCGCTCGAGCTGATCGATGAAATGGTGGGTTGGCACAAGCTGGTGGCCGCAAAGGCGCAGGTCGACGCGCTGGCCAACCTCGCCGGCGAGGATGCCTTGGTCATGGCGACCGAACGCTATGCGACGCTGCGCCGGTTCGGCCCCGCCTTCTTCGAGGCATTCTCGTTCAAGGCGTCCGGCAGCCGATTGCAGTTGATCAAGGCCATCGATGTCATCAGGGATGCCAACCAGCGCAAAGCACGCCATCTCCCCGACAGTGTTCCACTGCCGTTCCCGAACCGCAAATGGAAGCAGATCATCACCAGCGGCGGGCGCATCAACCGTCGGCTCTACGAAATTGCGGTTGCTGCGACTTTGCGCGACGGGTTGCGTGCTGGCGATGTGTGGGTCGAGGGCAGCCGTAGCTATCAGCGCTTCGACGCCTATCTGCTCAGCCGTCGCGACACAGCGAAAGCCCTGGAGCAGCTTGCCTTCGAGACCGATGCTCAAGCCTACCTTGCCGGGCGCGGTAGAACGCTCGATTGGCGGTTGCGCCGCTTTGCCAAGCAGCTGAAAGGCGGAAACCTTGAAGGCGTGTCTTTGGACCGCGACCGATTGAAAATCCAGCAAATGCCGCCAATCAGCCCGCCCGAAGCCGAAGCGCTCGACCGGCGGCTCGATGGTCTGCTCCCGCGCGTCAGGATAACCGAGCTTTTGCTCGAAGTGGCCGAACGCACGGGTTTTCTATCAGCCTTTCGCGAGCTGCGATCCGGCAAGGAACACGACAACCCCAATGCCGTGCTCGCGGCGATCCTGGCGGACGGCACCAATCTGGGCTTGGAGCGCATGGCCAATGCCAGCGAAGGCGTGACCTATGCTCAGATCGCGTGGACGCACAATTGGTACCTGTCGCCCGAAAATTACAGCCACGCACTCCAGACGATAGTCGCGGCCCATCATCAGCTTCCGTTCGCGCGCCACTGGGGCGCGGGAACCAGCTCGTCGTCCGACGGCCAGTTTTTCCGCTCCGGAAGAAGCCGGTCGGGCGCCGCCGAGGTCAATGCCAAGTACGGTGCAGAGCCAGGGGTGAAGATATATTCGCATGTCTCCGACCATTTTGCATCCTTCGGCTCGCGGATCATGTCCGCAACAGCCGGGGAAGCGCCCTATGTGCTCGATGGTCTGGTTCTGGGCGCCGGGCAACTCCCGTTGCACGAACATTATACCGACACCGGCGGTGCCAGTGACCATGTGTTCGGGTTGTGCCACCTACTGGGCTTCCGATTCGTCCCGCGATTGCGCGACATTGCGGATCGCAAGCTTGGCTCCATTCTGGCACCATCATCCTATCGGGGCATCGAATGTCTGATGGGCCGCACGATCAAGACAGCCGCGATCGAAGCCGATTGGGATGACATCGTCCGGGTCGTGGCGTCGATCAAGGATGGCACTGTCGCGCCCTCGGTCATCATGCGCAAGCTTGCTGCCTACAAGCGGCAAAACAAACTGGATTTTGCGCTTGCCGAACTCGGCCGCATCGAGCGCACGCTGTTCGCGCTCGACTGGCTGGAACAGCCCACGCTTCGGCGGGCATGCCAAGCGGGCCTGAACAAGGGGGAGGCGCGGCATACTTTGGCAGCGGCCATCTACACCAATCGCCAGGGCCGATTTACGGATCGAAGCCTCGAAAACCAGGAATACCGCGCTTCGGGCCTCAATCTGCTGATCGCGGCGATTTCCTATTGGAACACGCTCTATCTTGACCGGGCTGTGCAGCATCTCGGTGCTACCGACATCGAATTTGATCTAGCGCTGCTTGCCCATCTGTCGCCAATGGGCTGGGCGCACATCAGCCTGACCGGCGATTATCTTTGGGACCAGGCCAAGCGAATTTCTGCGGGCGAATTTCGGCCGCTGAACGATCCGCTGGCGCGGCTCAAGCTCGTGGCATGACCGATGTTCCCGAAATGTCCGTCAAATCGTTGTCTGGCGCACAAACCTTGAAGTGACGCCAGCACCAGGGTCAGATTACGATATTTACTCCCCTCAGGATCGGAGTTCACGAGGCAGATGATATAATCTGCCCAATCCGCGCCCGTGCACCAGCGTTTGGAGCCGTTGATGACCACCGTGTCGCCACCATCCTCCAGATGGGCGCGAGTCTGCACCGATGCGAGATCGCCGCCGACGTCGGGTTCGGAGAATCCGTAAGCGAACTGCACCTTGCCTTCCGCTATTTTCGGTAGCAACACCGCTTTCTGTTCCGGCGAACCGCTCTCGGCGACGTTGCCTCCACCATAGAAGGCGCAATGAATATAAGGCCCTGCGAGAAAGGAACCGCACCGGCTTAATTCCTCGATCACGGCCGTTGCCGCGTACCAGTCCGGCCCCTGGCCGCCAAACTCCGCCGGAACCGTCAGAGCGCAGACTCCCAGTTCTGACAGCTTTGCGAAAACGTCGCGCGGCCACGCTTGCGCTCGCCGCCATTCCTCCCTTTTCGGCCGCGGCGCTTCCTTTTCGATGAAGCGGCGCAGGGTTGCGCGCAACATCTGAATGTGATCGGGTTCATCAGAAAAATACATAGTCATTCGCCCCGTCGTCTGTTTGCAGGCTCGCTCGGGCTCTCACCAATAAGCCAACGGCGCACTGGAGCTGCTACCGACCTCGTCACGCCGGCGATAAAAAGGATCTTCTGGTGGCCGAGTTTGCGACCGTTTCAGGCAATCATCTTTGCCGTATACCAGTATATGCCGAAGATCATCACGGAGCAGGTGATCACCCAGCAGTTGAAGAACCATCGAAACCCGGGCGGCACCGTGCCAAGGTCCATGAAGTGGTACAGCACCAAGCGCACCTTGAAGCCGGCGATAGCCATCACGACGGCGACGGCCAACATTCTGGCATGGTGATATTCTGCCATCAGAAAGCTGGCCAGCGAAACCGCGATGAGCAGCGCCCAAATGCCTGTCAGGCGTATAGAGTGTGTCATGTGAGTGAGCCTCTACCAAAGCAGGTAAAGCATTGAGAACAGGAAGATCCATAACAGATCAACGAAGTGCCAGAACAAGCCCCCGGACTCCAGCCAGATGGCAAAACGAGGGTCTGTTGCTTCCCGCGACGAGGTGCCCCAGGCCAGATAGGCCAGAACGACCATGCCAAAGAGATAATGAACGAAGTGAAGGCCGGTGAGCGCGAAATACAGCGTGAAGAAATCATTCGTAACGAGCGTGATGCCCGACCCGAATTTCTCAGCATATTCGGTGATTTTTATCAGGCCGAAGCAGCTGGATACGGCGATCGCCGCTACCAGCAGCCGTCGGGTTACACGTTCGCCCTGGCCCCTACGATGTGCGTTCACAGCAAGCGCTACCAGCAGGCTGCCACTGATCAATATCAACGTATTGACGAAGCCGAGCCACGGATCCAGGTGCTTGGCGGAAGCCGAAAAAAGGCCCGGCTGCGCCAGCCGCTCGACCATGAATACAAGAAAGAAAACCCCGAAAATGACGCTGTCAAGGACGATAAACGCCCAGATCGAGGGGTAGGTCTGGAGGGCAGACTTGCCCTCCGAACCTTGTAAAGTTGTCTCAGACAACGAACGTTCCCTTCTTCGAACCAAATGTCCCTAGGCGCGCCGCGGCTCAAGTCCGGATGCTGCTGGACTCGCGATGCTCCCGAACCAGGCGCCCGCTTGCTCGTACGATCGCAATCGACACGACAAGCCAGTAGAAGAAAAACACCGAGAACTGAGCATAATAGTTCAGCGAACCGCTGCGTGACAGAGGCCCTTCGTAGACGAAAGGCATCAGCGAGAGGAGCAGGAACGCGACTCCATCGGCGATGGAAACCCAGCACACCCAGCGCGGAACCAGCGGCTTTTCGCGCCGGTCGGACATCAAGCACACGCCCATGGCGACCATGCCAAGGGTTGTGAGAGAATAGGACGTGTCGAACAATATCCATGACCAGTCATACAAGAGCATGAGGGTTTGAGGTTCCATGACCTCCGGTCGATACGAAATGGTCAGCCACATGCTGCAGGGCATGATGAAGATCATGACGGTGAGCGCCCAGCTGAAATACGCCATGGTGGATAGGACGTTGTTGTCCTTGTTTTCCCGCTCCACGACCTCCATGACCTTCGCGACCGCCACGCCCCAGACGAAATATAGGATTGCCAGCAGCATCATGATTGCCATGCCGATGCGAACTTCGGTCGCGTTGGCGATTATCTTTTGTGCCACTTCGTCGGCGCTCAGACCTGCCGAATAGGGCGGTATATTGTGGCCCAGCACACCCCAGAACAGGACGGTCGCCGCGAGCATGAAGGGGCCGCCGGCCCAAGCGCTCGCACGCACATATCGATAAGGATTGTTCATTTCGCCTCCCCGTTTGTTTTTTGAACGATCACGAAGCCAGTCGGGCGATCATGCAGATTGTCGAACGTTCGCCGTCTCCACGATGATAGACGCCGCCGCCAAAAAAGTATCCGTCATCCCAGACCCACGTGGCGTAGATGGCCATGAGCTTTGAGTGTCCCGCGTGCATATCGCGTAATTTGATTCGGCGGGGTGACTGTGGAGCAAGAGATCGACGGCAGTGGCGGCGTGGAGAACGGGCGCCGACGGCGCTGGACGCTGGAAGAGAAGCGCGCGGTGGTGGAGCTGTCGCTCGATCCGGCGTGCAGCATGGCGGAGGTGGCCGCGTGTTTCGATGTCCTTCCGGCCCAGATATATGCCTGGCGCCGCGAGTTGCGCGAGATGGCGGAGGACGCGGCGCGCGAGGACAGGGCGATGTTCCTGCCGGCGGTCATCGAGCCGACATCGGTGCCGGCGGTGCTGCTCGAACCGGAGGCCGCGAACGCGCGGCTGCTGCCGGACGCGGTGGTGCAGGTCGCAATGGAAGTGCGCGGCGTGCCAGTGATGGTCGCCCACGGCGCAAGTTCGACGCTGGTCGCCTCGGTAATCGCAGCGCTGCTGAGGGCGCGATGATCGGGCCGGGCAGCGACGCCAAGGTGCTGATCTACACCAAGCCGATCGATTTCCGCTGCGGCATCGACACGCTGGTGGCCAAGGTCCAGCACGAGTTGAGCCAGGATCCGTGGCGCGGAGTCGCCTATATTTTTCGTTCCAAGAGGAAGGACAGGCTGAAGATTCTGTGGTTCGACGGCACCGGCATCTGGCTGATGACCAAGCGCGCCGAGGCCGCCGAAGGATTCGCCTGGCCGCCGGCGGTCGATGGCAGTTTTTCGATCACGGCGGCGCAGATGGCAGCACTCACCTCGGGCATGGACTGGCGTCGGCACCGCGCGCCAAGGCGCGTAAATCCGCCTAAAATCGAGGGTTTCGCTGATGCGTGAGATAGTCGCGACAGGCCGAGTCAACTGCGCTGGACGCGTCGTTACGCATGTGATTCGATGCCTGCCATGGACCCGCTGACGGCCTCCTGCAAAGACCCAGTTGCGCTGCTCGCGACCATCGCGAAGCTGACCGCCGAGGCGGCCGAACGCGACCAGCAGATCGTTCGCATCAACGCCGAGAACGAGGCGCTCGCCCGCGCTGCGGCCCAAGCTGAGGCGCGCGAGATCATCGCGCTCGCCACCGCGAAAGCGGCCGAACACGCCGCCGTCATCGCCGAGGCGAAGGCCGCCGAGATGGAGGACGCGCTCGCGGCCGCCCGCGATGAGGTCAAGCGCCTCAACGACATTCTCGACCAGTTCAAGCGCCACCGTTTCGGCCAGAGCGCCGAGCGGCTCGATCCCGACCAGTACCAGCTCGTGCTCGAAGAGCTCGAAGCTGCCTTGTCGCGCGCCGAGGCCGGGCTCGAAGCGCTGATCGACCAGGCTGACGCGACCGGCGAGACAAAGCGCCGCCGCCGCAACAACCGTGGAGCGCTGCCCGCCCATCTCGAGCGTATCGAGCAGGTCGTCGACATCGAAGACAAGCAGTGTGCCTGCTGCGGCAACGATCTTCATGTCATCGGCGAGGACGTCACCGAGCGCCT is a window of Sphingobium amiense DNA encoding:
- a CDS encoding Tn3 family transposase, which gives rise to MARRRLLTDHERRCLFEPPTDDIAIIANYTLSAEDIEVIGRRYGAPNRLGLASHIALMRHLGFGLPGNNAVPTPVLHYLAAQLHVDPAALTSYGQRSQTRNDHAEIVARYLGLHPFRRMDIPFALELAEAAARHTDRGEPIVRALIEGLKDKRFILPASDTLERAGLAGRARARKAAAAALIETLDSSEMAHLDDLLVNNSDFGMTPLAWLRAYDEAPNTANINGLLERLRFVRNIGIDPAVSSEIPEFRFAQFVREGGVAPAFLLSDYSLNRRRATLVAAVIDLEARLADGAIQMFDRLIGGMFTRARRGRERRYQDSIQSVGQLMRLFGATISALDEAIQHGGDPLELIDEMVGWHKLVAAKAQVDALANLAGEDALVMATERYATLRRFGPAFFEAFSFKASGSRLQLIKAIDVIRDANQRKARHLPDSVPLPFPNRKWKQIITSGGRINRRLYEIAVAATLRDGLRAGDVWVEGSRSYQRFDAYLLSRRDTAKALEQLAFETDAQAYLAGRGRTLDWRLRRFAKQLKGGNLEGVSLDRDRLKIQQMPPISPPEAEALDRRLDGLLPRVRITELLLEVAERTGFLSAFRELRSGKEHDNPNAVLAAILADGTNLGLERMANASEGVTYAQIAWTHNWYLSPENYSHALQTIVAAHHQLPFARHWGAGTSSSSDGQFFRSGRSRSGAAEVNAKYGAEPGVKIYSHVSDHFASFGSRIMSATAGEAPYVLDGLVLGAGQLPLHEHYTDTGGASDHVFGLCHLLGFRFVPRLRDIADRKLGSILAPSSYRGIECLMGRTIKTAAIEADWDDIVRVVASIKDGTVAPSVIMRKLAAYKRQNKLDFALAELGRIERTLFALDWLEQPTLRRACQAGLNKGEARHTLAAAIYTNRQGRFTDRSLENQEYRASGLNLLIAAISYWNTLYLDRAVQHLGATDIEFDLALLAHLSPMGWAHISLTGDYLWDQAKRISAGEFRPLNDPLARLKLVA
- a CDS encoding acyl-CoA dehydrogenase family protein, which gives rise to MYFSDEPDHIQMLRATLRRFIEKEAPRPKREEWRRAQAWPRDVFAKLSELGVCALTVPAEFGGQGPDWYAATAVIEELSRCGSFLAGPYIHCAFYGGGNVAESGSPEQKAVLLPKIAEGKVQFAYGFSEPDVGGDLASVQTRAHLEDGGDTVVINGSKRWCTGADWADYIICLVNSDPEGSKYRNLTLVLASLQGLCARQRFDGHFGNIGHATSLSRASGSFSGRNSPAEIRLAWSQR
- a CDS encoding cytochrome C oxidase subunit IV family protein, which codes for MTHSIRLTGIWALLIAVSLASFLMAEYHHARMLAVAVVMAIAGFKVRLVLYHFMDLGTVPPGFRWFFNCWVITCSVMIFGIYWYTAKMIA
- a CDS encoding cytochrome c oxidase subunit 3, whose translation is MSETTLQGSEGKSALQTYPSIWAFIVLDSVIFGVFFLVFMVERLAQPGLFSASAKHLDPWLGFVNTLILISGSLLVALAVNAHRRGQGERVTRRLLVAAIAVSSCFGLIKITEYAEKFGSGITLVTNDFFTLYFALTGLHFVHYLFGMVVLAYLAWGTSSREATDPRFAIWLESGGLFWHFVDLLWIFLFSMLYLLW
- a CDS encoding transposase, translated to MEQEIDGSGGVENGRRRRWTLEEKRAVVELSLDPACSMAEVAACFDVLPAQIYAWRRELREMAEDAAREDRAMFLPAVIEPTSVPAVLLEPEAANARLLPDAVVQVAMEVRGVPVMVAHGASSTLVASVIAALLRAR
- the tnpB gene encoding IS66 family insertion sequence element accessory protein TnpB (TnpB, as the term is used for proteins encoded by IS66 family insertion elements, is considered an accessory protein, since TnpC, encoded by a neighboring gene, is a DDE family transposase.) → MIGPGSDAKVLIYTKPIDFRCGIDTLVAKVQHELSQDPWRGVAYIFRSKRKDRLKILWFDGTGIWLMTKRAEAAEGFAWPPAVDGSFSITAAQMAALTSGMDWRRHRAPRRVNPPKIEGFADA